The proteins below come from a single Polymorphobacter fuscus genomic window:
- a CDS encoding sensor histidine kinase, which yields MDVEARAKAIRAGARMSIPGMAIMSVVLVFVHIWFRPRVQTPLHLDLWLAFMGGVVLFWSASMVAFARQRPEATETVATWAVCGKVIQAGLNIGIAASPWVLLPGTDPALQYFTTMMYVWYVGVTTMTSNAGVPISRWEVALLTLSSASFALTQTTPYSIPVALLIVLIGLTMLGLRRLVQSTVSAALAAEVLSAQAAAATREALATVAGERDSKTRFIASASHDLQQPLAAAALYLEAAVASGQGEVRERAIMGVRSSLASTTALIDSMLDHLRLEAGAAEAKVGEVPIDPLLQAVAIQHQPSAIAAGIALVVKSGRGQILADAAMVRRALGNLVANAVRHSGGSRVVVGARRRSSVVDIWVIDDGRGMPPGHEEWLFTDYGAGPADTAGLGLGLASVRRQAELLGGSVALDTRWRRGAAFRLTLPSA from the coding sequence ATGGATGTCGAGGCGCGTGCCAAGGCGATCCGCGCTGGTGCCCGCATGAGCATTCCGGGCATGGCGATCATGTCCGTGGTGCTGGTCTTTGTTCATATATGGTTCCGGCCGCGCGTTCAAACGCCGCTCCATCTCGATCTCTGGCTCGCCTTCATGGGCGGCGTCGTGCTGTTCTGGTCGGCCAGCATGGTCGCATTCGCCAGGCAGAGGCCCGAGGCCACAGAAACCGTGGCGACCTGGGCAGTGTGCGGCAAAGTCATACAGGCGGGGCTCAATATCGGCATCGCTGCCAGTCCTTGGGTGTTGCTGCCCGGCACCGATCCCGCACTCCAGTATTTCACCACCATGATGTACGTCTGGTATGTCGGGGTGACGACCATGACGAGCAACGCCGGCGTCCCGATAAGTCGCTGGGAAGTGGCGCTTCTGACGCTGTCATCTGCAAGCTTTGCCCTGACCCAGACGACGCCGTACAGCATACCGGTCGCACTGCTCATCGTCCTGATCGGCCTGACCATGCTCGGTCTCAGGAGGCTGGTGCAGAGCACCGTCTCTGCGGCGCTTGCGGCAGAGGTGTTGAGCGCCCAGGCTGCAGCCGCGACGCGCGAGGCGCTTGCTACGGTCGCTGGCGAACGCGATTCCAAGACACGCTTCATCGCATCGGCAAGCCATGATCTGCAACAGCCGCTGGCAGCCGCTGCGCTTTATCTCGAAGCGGCTGTGGCAAGTGGTCAGGGCGAAGTGCGGGAACGGGCGATCATGGGCGTACGATCGTCGCTCGCCTCCACGACGGCGCTGATCGACAGCATGCTCGACCATTTGCGGCTTGAAGCTGGCGCCGCGGAAGCCAAGGTCGGCGAGGTCCCGATCGATCCCCTGCTGCAGGCTGTCGCAATTCAGCATCAGCCATCGGCAATCGCCGCGGGCATCGCACTGGTGGTGAAGTCCGGTCGAGGCCAGATCCTGGCCGATGCCGCGATGGTGCGTCGGGCCCTCGGCAACCTTGTGGCCAATGCCGTCCGCCACTCCGGTGGAAGCCGGGTCGTTGTCGGCGCCCGCCGACGCAGCAGCGTTGTGGACATCTGGGTCATCGACGATGGCCGCGGCATGCCACCCGGTCACGAGGAATGGCTGTTCACGGACTATGGCGCCGGACCCGCGGACACCGCTGGCCTGGGCCTTGGCCTCGCTTCGGTTCGGCGCCAGGCCGAACTGCTCGGCGGCAGCGTTGCGCTCGATACGCGCTGGCGCCGAGGCGCGGCGTTCAGGCTCACGCTGCCGAGTGCCTGA
- a CDS encoding outer membrane protein: protein MRSRILTAALVASAMAGSAAAAESDNTGVYIGLGVGLATLQSTDIGYYDAGGTFGGSGATDRADGSLRFKSAAEFSGLIGYDFGPIRADLQLSYARNKVKSLDIVSINGAPVTLDPADIADVCDYLEADGCSASGNSITFDGGRLRRLSALASAWVDFPTGSVVTPYVGGGLGISGFEIDGEGKGRFAWQLGAGAAFAVSKTVAVTLDYRYRSANGANIAYDATSGFDVGRLRSHSFATGLRFTF from the coding sequence ATGCGTTCGAGAATTCTTACGGCCGCGCTTGTCGCCTCGGCGATGGCCGGCAGTGCCGCTGCGGCCGAAAGCGACAACACGGGGGTCTACATTGGGCTCGGCGTTGGCTTGGCGACGCTGCAATCGACCGATATCGGTTATTATGACGCCGGCGGCACGTTCGGCGGCAGTGGCGCGACCGACCGGGCCGATGGCTCGCTTCGTTTCAAATCGGCGGCTGAGTTCAGCGGCCTCATCGGATATGACTTCGGCCCGATCCGTGCCGATCTGCAGCTGAGCTATGCTCGCAACAAGGTGAAGTCGCTCGACATCGTCTCGATCAACGGCGCGCCGGTGACGCTCGATCCCGCGGACATCGCCGATGTGTGCGATTACCTCGAAGCCGATGGTTGCAGCGCCAGCGGCAACAGCATCACCTTCGACGGCGGCCGCCTGCGCCGGCTGTCTGCGCTGGCCAGCGCCTGGGTCGATTTCCCGACCGGATCGGTCGTGACGCCCTATGTCGGCGGCGGCCTCGGCATTTCGGGCTTCGAGATCGACGGCGAAGGCAAGGGTCGGTTTGCATGGCAATTGGGTGCCGGTGCCGCGTTTGCCGTATCGAAGACGGTCGCCGTGACGCTCGACTATCGTTACCGCAGCGCCAACGGGGCAAATATCGCCTATGACGCGACTTCCGGGTTCGACGTCGGGCGGCTGCGCAGCCACAGCTTTGCCACGGGGCTGCGCTTCACCTTCTGA
- a CDS encoding response regulator encodes MADGPDGWIGYGFNAIDVFGMSLGTELVSSTAAAVVPLHRCLIADDHPLLRDSLAMLITARWPAAEVLTAGSFPDAWSRAAEAPDLCILDLAMPGADPLAGVAGVRAAAPDSRIVIVTGSDEDSVLLGLVAAGIAGFVPKRLPSPLLLAAIELVLAGGRYLPDRLAEIAVENEQSRRCAAPVTPRQVEVLRLMAAGLTNKAIAKALGVSPATVKTHAALAISAVGATNRTDAAIRAAAAGLI; translated from the coding sequence ATGGCCGATGGCCCGGATGGCTGGATCGGCTATGGGTTCAACGCTATCGACGTGTTCGGGATGAGCTTGGGGACAGAACTGGTGTCATCAACTGCCGCTGCGGTCGTCCCGCTGCACCGCTGTCTCATTGCCGACGATCACCCGCTCCTGCGGGATTCCTTGGCGATGTTGATCACCGCCCGCTGGCCGGCAGCGGAGGTCCTGACCGCCGGCAGCTTTCCGGACGCATGGAGCCGTGCTGCCGAGGCCCCTGACCTTTGCATTCTCGATCTGGCAATGCCGGGTGCGGACCCGCTTGCCGGCGTCGCCGGAGTGCGTGCCGCGGCTCCCGACAGCCGTATCGTTATCGTCACCGGATCCGACGAGGATTCCGTGCTGCTCGGCCTGGTCGCCGCTGGCATTGCCGGATTTGTGCCCAAGCGTTTGCCGTCGCCACTCCTGCTTGCCGCGATCGAACTGGTGCTCGCGGGTGGTCGCTACCTGCCCGATCGGCTTGCCGAAATCGCTGTCGAGAACGAGCAGAGTCGCCGCTGCGCCGCGCCGGTGACGCCCCGGCAGGTCGAGGTGCTCCGCCTGATGGCCGCCGGCCTGACCAACAAGGCGATCGCCAAAGCGCTGGGCGTGTCGCCGGCGACGGTGAAAACGCACGCAGCCCTCGCCATCTCGGCTGTTGGCGCCACCAACCGTACCGATGCCGCGATCCGAGCCGCCGCCGCAGGACTCATATAG
- a CDS encoding glutathione S-transferase codes for MAEHILYSFRRCPYAMRARLALAASGTRYELREVRLSRKPTALLSASPKGTVPVLQTADGTVIDESLAIMRWALATHDPENWRTRDDPALIAINDGMFKHHLDRYKYPDRHASDPDSHRESGLRFLRDLEARIAIAGQLCGSARGLADAAIMPFVRQFAGVDPDWFEALPLPCLKAWLADHLASDLFGTIMYRSAPWSQGDGPCIVQGSEHI; via the coding sequence ATGGCCGAACACATCCTCTACAGTTTCCGTCGCTGTCCGTATGCGATGCGGGCACGATTGGCGCTGGCTGCGAGCGGCACGCGCTACGAGCTCCGCGAAGTTCGGCTTTCCCGCAAACCGACGGCCTTGTTGTCGGCATCGCCCAAGGGCACCGTCCCCGTCCTCCAGACCGCCGATGGAACGGTGATCGACGAAAGTCTGGCGATCATGCGTTGGGCCCTGGCCACCCATGACCCGGAAAATTGGCGCACGCGCGATGACCCGGCGCTGATCGCCATCAATGACGGCATGTTCAAGCACCATCTCGACCGCTACAAATATCCCGATCGCCACGCTTCAGACCCTGACAGCCATCGCGAAAGCGGCTTGCGGTTTCTGCGCGACCTCGAGGCACGGATCGCGATTGCTGGCCAACTCTGCGGATCGGCGCGGGGTCTGGCAGACGCCGCGATCATGCCGTTCGTCAGGCAGTTCGCCGGAGTCGATCCGGACTGGTTCGAAGCCCTGCCGCTCCCCTGTCTGAAGGCCTGGCTTGCGGACCACCTTGCTTCGGATCTGTTCGGCACGATCATGTATCGGTCTGCACCCTGGTCCCAGGGCGACGGGCCCTGCATTGTGCAGGGTTCGGAGCATATCTAG